The genomic stretch GTTTTCAGAGATGAAAGTCGTGGATTCCCTCCTGCTTACTTGTTTTCTAAGTATCATTGCTTGTGAAGTGTTTATTTTTAATGCAAAATATGTATTGCATCCCTACTTCCCACTTTGACAATTTTCTCAAAATTAAGCACTCAATGTGTACTTGTTTCCTTAGAGATCTTTGTACTGAATTGAAGTTCCTCATATTTTTCAGTTAGTCCAAAGCAGTCGCAATGAGTACCTCAAACTGAAAGCGAGGGTGGAAAATTTACAGAGGACTCAGAGGCAAGTTGATCAATCTGTTCTTGGGTATTTTTTTCATTCCATGGTAAAGTGACCTTTAATCTCTAATTGCTACATATGTGGTTGGACAATCTCTGTCAAAAAGTGCTATAACATGGTAGTACTGTAATTTTCCGATGCATGTTATTAGTCAGCAGCAGATAATTTCTGTCAGAAGAGCTATAACTTGGTAGTACTGTAATTTTCCAGTGTATGTTATTAGTCAGCAGCAGGTAATAGGTTACATTTTCTAGGTAGAAATATCTGTACATGAATAGCGTTTGCCCAATTTTGGTTCACTAATGTAAAACGTAACATAGATAAGTTGCATAACTAAAGCATTGGGGTCTTAAGCATATATCCGCAGAACTAGAAGATGCCTAAAGAAGGAAGCTTAATGTGTATAACATGGTAGTACTGTAATTTTCCGATGCATGTTATTGGTCAGCAGCAGATAATTTCTGTCAGAAGAGCTATAACTTGGTAGTACTGTAATTTTCCAGTGTATGTTATTAGTCAGCAGCAGGTAATAGGTTACATTTTCTAGGTAGAAATATCTGTACATGAATAGGGTTTGCCCAATTTTGGTTCACTAATGTAAAACGTAACATAGATAAGTTGCATAACTAAAGCATTGGGTCTAAAGCATATATCCGCAGAACTAGAAGATGTTTAAAGAAGGCAGCTTAATGTGTATTACTTTGCTGAAAATGTACATAACTGTTTATTGGTTAACTACAGGAATTTGCTCGGTGAAGATCTTGGGTCACTTGGCATCAAGGATCTTGAGCAGCTTGAGAAGCAACTTGATTCATCCTTGAGGCACATAAGATCCACAAGGGTAATTGATTGAATAGATCATTTTCTAAAGCAGTAAAATATTCTTGGATAAACGCAATTCTAAATGTTTTGAAATGGTTCTCTTTGATTATAACTGTGACCATATATAATTTGCCATGATGTGTAATTGGTGCACATATTATATATAGTATTTTTAAGTCCACAATATTTCCGTTGATCTCATATATTTTCTGCACTTAATGTTCCTTAATTATGTCATCCTGGAATTTTGTATGTATATGTAGCTTTAAGACTGAACGATACAGTATCATATACCTAATAAAATGCTAGCTGATCAAAGTTTTGTTCTTGCAGACACAGCATATGCTTGATCAACTCACTGATCTTCAGAGAAGGGTATGTTCTTAACATACAATTGACTATGATTACTAGCCATAGGAATATTCTTAGTTCATTTCTGCTCAGGAAAGCACGTGTGTACAGTACTGTTCCAACTAATGATGTCACTTAACCATTTTCCAGGAGCAAATGCTGTGCGAAGCAAATAAGTGCCTTAGAAGAAAGGTATGTTCCCCTTATTACTAACCCTTTTAATTGTTCGAAAAAAATTACTAGCCCTTTTATGTTGCATATACACATTAATTCTTCTGATCTTATATTGCTTATAAGTTTCAAGTCATAGATTTGAGCTAAAGGCACATATGAAGAACTTGATCTGTATATATAGCACTCGATCTGCTCCCTCTAGCTACACCCATATATATGCTATTCAGATACAGGTGTCATCTACGAATGAGTTTAATGTCCATCAGTAGAAATGCACAAATTGCTCCTGACTGAACCTGTTATCATGTACACTGCTAGTATTGTGTTTCTTGGTCAGGTTTTGCATGAGGAACACTGCAGTTAAACTATGATATTATTTTCAAAACAATAACCTACTATCATATTATCGTTCACCTGCTGTCAACGTGATCCCTTATTTGTGAACTGAATTGCAAGGTTATTAATGTGCTTTTGCGATTGTTTTGCGAGGAAATGATCAGCTGGAGGAGACCAGCAGCCAAGTGAACGGGCAGGTGTGGGAGCACAGTGCCAACTTGCTTGGCTACGAGCGGCAGTCCCCACAGCAGGCGCCATCACATGTTGGCAACGGATTCTTCCATCCCCTGGAAGTTGGCCCTGAGCCAACCCTGCAGATTGGGTAAGCCATATGTACACCCTGCAGAAGTGCAGGTTGCTTCAATTCTTATCATTCGCTAGATCTTATCTACTGTGTGCACGAGGTGTGAAGTTGATCTGTGCATTGCCAATTTGCCGTCTGATCCTGTACGTATttttgttgtgtttttctgtCATGTATTGCAGGTTCGCTCCTGAGCATATGAACAACTTCATGCCTACATGGCTACCCTGAAGAAATGGATGGGGAAgtaattaaggaaataaaaacgCGACGGCCGCCGTCGCGTTACATTCTACTGCAAGATCGTGAATGTGTTTCAGTCACATACTATATGTCTATGTCTGTCTGTGTGTCGATGTGTGGAAAACAATGTCTGTGATTTTGTGATATGTAAGCGCGCGCGTACGTTGAAGCTAGCGCGCAAAGACTAGCTGTTTGATTATTGGTGTCCAAATGTATCCGGTATAAATGCCGTACGTCACAACCTACACACAAGTACGGTGTAACGGCTGTACATTTCGCTATTTGCAGTACAAGGTTATGTGTGTTTAGCTATCTGTCTGTGGTGGTGCTGTGCTATTGAGTGTGTGGCTATATGTATTATATTGCAAGGACTTGAGCTTTCCTAATCATGCATATAAAAAGGAAAGCATACATTTTGCACAGAAATCATGCATGCAGCTCGGTAGCTTTCTTGCACGGTATTCCCTCATGCGCCTGAATTTCGATCAGCATTATACTGTAACTCCCATTGTATTGTTGGGGATTcagcaaaatatgagaaaaCGTCCTCGATACTGCAAATCCAATTCAAAGCAACTAAGACAACTCTGATCAAAGTGTTATAGCAGCTCCAGCAGGGATGTGCTTGATCGGATGGTAAACGCCGCTGATCCTCCTCCCTCTGCGTCGGTGTCCTCTCCAATCTCCTCCACACCTTGCATGGCCCAAGAAGCAACAGCGGCCCAAACAAACAGAAGATAGAAAACGGTTACACGGCCGAATTCTATCGAGCAGCGTGGCCTGTCATCAAACATGACGTGATGGCGGCGTTTAATGCCTTCTTCAGAAACAATTGCATACAGCTGCGCCGCCTGAATGGTGCCTTGTTAACCCTCCTGCCAAAGGTTCCAGAGCCCAGCCAACCAGGGGATTACCGGCCCATTAGCTTGATCCATagttttgccaaacttgttGCCAAGCTGCTCGCTAACCGGCTCGCACCAGAACTTCAGCGCCTAATTGATATCAATCAGAGTGCGTTCATCCAAGCACGGTCAATACACGACAACTTTAAGTTTGTTGAGATGGCCGCAAAAACGCTGCACCGCAAGAAGAAGGCAACTTTACTGATCAAATTAGACATCTCTGAAGCATTCGATACAGTCAATTGGCCTTTCTTGCTTCAAGTCTTGCAAGCTTTCAGGTTTGGCATCAAATGGCGGGACTGGATATCATCTTTCCTCTATACAACCACAACCAGGATACTTCTCAACGGTGACCCTGGAAAGTTGATTCGGAACGCGAGGGGACTACGGCAGGGTGACCCCCTGTCCCCATGCTATTCATCACTGTCATGGAGGTCCTCCACCGTCTCATCAAGAAAGCCACCCAGGCCGGAGTTCTCCAGACGCCGGCAGATGCAGCAATCAAGCAGCAGTGCTCTCTATATGCTGACGACGTCATGCTTTTTGTTGCACCCAATGTTCAAGACTTGGTAACCATAAGGGAGATACTGAATTTCTTTGACAACACTTCAGGCTTGCATACCAATTTGCAAAAAAGTCTTATTGCCCCAATAGCTTGCACAGATGAACCCTGCAAGGAATCACCAACATTCTGCCGGCCAAAGTAGCTGAATTCCCCATTCAGTACTTGGGGCTCCCCCTGACAGTAGGACGATTAAGGAAATCCTATCTCCAGCCTTTGGTTGATCGTGTGGCAAGCTCGATCCCAACTTGGAAAGCCTCCCTCATGAACAAAGTAGGAAGATTGACAATGGTTAAAGCGGTTATGAGCTCCATTTCCACACATACACTGATCTCCCTCAAGGTGCCTGACTGGGTTTTTCAGGAAATCGATAAATGTTGAAGAGGGTTCCTTAGGCTGGGAAGCAGTCTGCACATGGAGGCCAATGTTCAGTGGTGCGGATAGCATCCTGCAGACCAACTGAGCTGGGAGGGCTTGGCATACTGGACCTCAGAATTGCCTCGTATGCCTTACGACCGAGATGGCTATGGCTCAGCAAAACTGACAACAACAGGCCATGGAAGCAGCTTCGGATTCAGTTTGGCGATGACAAAATGCTCCAGCAAGCATTTCAGACATCCATACATGTATGCAGCTAGGCGACGGCAACCTTGCACTATTCTGGATCAACAGGTGGAACGTCGGTTCATTACCTTGCATCATCGCGCCAGATCTTTGTAGTCTGATCAGAGCAAGGATGAGGAACAGAATGACAGTAGCGGAGGCATTGCAGAACAAACAGTGGATACGCTCTATTATCGGACCGCTAACAGTCAAAGCAATTCACCAATACATCCAGATGTGGCATGAACTGCAGCAAGTTCAGTTGGCACCTGGAACGAAGGATGTGGTCAGCTGGAGATGGGAACCATCCGGCCTCTTCTCATCTAAATCCGCCTACAGGACGTTCTTCATCGGCGCTGCCAACTCCGCTGCCGGAAAGCTCATCTGGAAAAGCTGGGCGCCATTGAAGGTTCGCTTCTTCATGTGGCTCGCCACCAAGGACAGACTCTGGACTGTAGTTAGGCGCTATCGCCGCGGCCTCCAAGATAGTACCACGTGTGCTCTTTGCGATCAGGAAGCAGAAACAATCACTGTTCATACACGCAACAAATTTGGCATGCTATCTGCTCCCTACTGCGCATTCCTCATCAAGCGCCAGTTTAGGGGACAAGCATGGTGGATGATTGGATTCAGAAGCGCAGGGGGCTCGCCAAGCCGAAGAAGAAAGGGATGGACTCTACATCCATGTTGGTTTCATGGATGGTTTGGAAGCAATGTAACGACCGAGTGTTCACAAGAAGCAGCCCCAAGCAACCAGCACAGCTCATGACAGACGTCCAGGAGCAGGCAGCCTACTGGTGCTCTGCAGGGGCAAAGCACCTTTGTTCTGTAAGTTGGCCGCTACAAGCGGCAATGCAGCGCACGACCTAGTGTATTAGTACCTAGGTTTACGCGTCTTTCGGTTGTAAATTCCAACATGTAATCACCTAACATCCTCTAGCCGTGTGCGTGCGCTCGGAAAGCCCGCGTTGTACGAAACTTTTACCTTCTTCTTAATAAAGATATGCAGCTTCCCTACGTATTCACGAAAAAAATGTTCCCAGAAGCTCACGCCGGCCTGGCCCAGGCAGTTGGGTTCTGCACCCCCGCCCCAAGGGGCCGGCCCAAACCTGCCAACGCTGCTGAACAAACGGTCAGTGATTATGAAACAGGCCCGGTTCctcaaaaagaataaaaaactGGCCCGGCCGCCCGGGTCATTTTGTCTCCACCCAGGCCCGTTCCCTCCACCACCATCACCGCGTATTGTTGTCGTCTTGGCGGCCGACGGAAAtgcaccgcccgcccgcccgcccgtccgCGCGCCACGGTGGCCTCATTGGCCGAGTCACGGTCACTGGTCTCCGCAGGCAGCGAACAAGTCCGTCCGGCAACCGCGCACACCCCAACACGTGTGCCGCCACCCCCCACGGCGGGCCCAACCCCGACGTGCGGTGCGATGACCCCTTTGCAaagaaggttttttttttcccttcaagTACTTCACATGGATGCGATCTTGATCGCTGATTTTATTTTGCATGTGGTGTACGCACCCCTATTAATGCGCGGGCTCGTGGCTGATTTTGAGGGAGGAGGAAAAACGCTGCCCCGAGTATTTATAACGTGGAGGGGAACTATCATCTCACAAGCATGGTGGCATCTCACATGGTTTCCTCGCAAGCCACACGTTTACTACTAGTTTATTGTaaaggataaaaaaaattgaacatgtCAACCGTGTCTATTAAATCAATATATATTGCGAATGATGGTTGATGTATGTCCTCCGCTAACTTTGATCCTACGGTTGCACCGTATCTCATCACCGTCTTAAAGTTTGCAATACAGTATAAATACAAGCAGGACACAGCTCACGCAATGCACAGTATTCTTAGGAACCCAAGTAAATTAATTGCTGCATATATTGTATCTAACAATAGGTCTGGAATACGTACACGATTTTCGATTATTTAGATATTGAGCCCAAGTTTCCTGTAAAAAAGAGAGAGCCCAACTATGTTTTTCACCCCTCTCTATTTTCTTAATAGTACTCCTGTTTAGCGAAAGAAATCTTACGTGGCGCTCATTAAACATACACGACACCTTGCATTGGGATACATTGGGATTAGCCTAAGGTAGTGTTTGGAGCTATAGATTATAGAAGGCTTAGATCGTTGTCTTTTTAAGATATTATCTATTATCTCCTCATTATTATCAGCCTCTCCTCGCACTGTCTCGCATAACAACTTAATGTCTTGTTCGGTTCGAAGAGAACTGTGAGTGATTAAATCCCCTATAAGTTAAAATCCTCCTCAATCTCTTTCAATCCCCTTGCGAAGAACTAAATGGGATgcgggaggagaaggggaggggcatgCTGGATATTTTTCCGTTCGTGCCTGTACGTATCGGTCCTATTCCACCCAATTGGCTAAGCATAGTTAGATGGTTGCGACTAGTGATACAGAGTagttactactccctccgtcccaaattactattcgttttagcttttctaaatatataccttttgttatacacctagatataatatatattatatctagatacatagcaaaagtcatgcatctagaaaaagtaaaacgaatagtaatttagaacggagggaatGACTAGCTAGTTGAATTATAAAATTTTGTTCATTAGGTAGTATATTTGATCAGCTAGAGCTAATTTTAGATGAGTGACTTTAAACGCGGTCATAAGGTAAATGCCATATTGCCATTGAACTATAAACGTGCTCTAAACCGGTCATAAGGTAAACGCCATCGTTCTTTATGCATATGTCTGCATCCTTGACCCTTTTTTTTGCGAATTCATCCTTGACCATTTTACAATCgaacaaatagaaaaaaaaacacgacTCCGTCGACAACAAACGAACTGTACCGCAAAGAGAAACAACCAAAATTTGAGAACACTAGTTATGATTTTTGTGCAGGATTTGCAGAACCTTGTCTTGTTTTCTCCCCAACTCCAGATTCCTTTGTAGAACAAGAATGTAGAGATGGACTGTTTTCTCACAATTCTACCAGTATTCCTGGGATCAACCAACCAATAAAGAATTCAATCCTCCGTCCACCATTATCCTCTTGCAGACGCTACGCCCATTCCCCGTGCTAGCCAGCCTGCTATGCtactagggccttgtttagttggggaatttgggaggtgtcaaattactgttacagcactgtagcacactgtagcgtttcgtttgtatttgtgaattattgtccaaatattgactaattaggctcaaaagattcgtctcgcaaagtacaacaaaactgtgcaattagtttttaatttcatctacatttagtactccatgcatgtaccgcaagtttgatgtgatggggaatcttctttttacatagtgtcaaagttgggagttgggagtaactaaacatggcctagtaTTTCAAGAGCGCCCATGTCCCCTGCCTGCCTTCCCCAACtcgccctctccctcctcttctGAGCAACACGAAACCGCACACCCAACTAAAAAAAGCCGCAAGGaaacgcgacgcgacgcgaggCAAACCCATTTCGGCGTGCCccgatctcctcctcccccctcgccctccctcccctccgagACTCCAGGGACGGCGGGGATGAGGCCAGtggccacggcggcggaggacgcgcACCAGTCGCGGCTGCTCTACGAGCTCTGCGCGCTCCTGCTGACCGTGCTCCGGGCGTCGCCGGAGgacggggcgggggcggggccgcggccgctgctgccgcggcaGGTGACGCCCGCGGGGGTGGCGTCCATGCTGCTGGGCGCGTCCATGGCGCTGATGCTCTGCGGCTCCGTCACCTTCATGCTCGGCTTCTTCCTCATGCCCTGGGTCGTTGGGCTCGGCTGCGTCTTCCTCTTCGTCGGCTTCGTCACCAACCTCTCCGGGATCTGGAGGGCCATCCTCCTCtggcccgccgccgcgtgctccgcctcgcccaaggagGCGTCGTCCTCCCCATGTACGTGATCTCGCCCGTTTTCTAGGTTTACATGTTTGGGGGATTGAAAGGTCCCCCTCCCTTTTATGATTGAGGTGGCCAAAGGATTCGGCATAATTGGGAATGAATACGGGAATTGGTGGAGTATGCTGGCTTTGATCAGGGCTAAATGCGCTGAATTGGGCGTTCCCCGCTTGGACTCTGCCCTAGTTTGAAGCATCTCATTTTCCTTGCGTGCTTGAAACTAGAATATAGATTCTTCATGAGAATAGGATAATTCTGTCGATTTTAGCTCGAGATGGTATATGATGGGCATGGCTAATTGATCTCCAGACAATGTGAACAGCCTGCAGGAGTTTGTTGGAAAAGTAGTGCACCTTTCTTTTGCAGTTTTATTGCTTGGCTAACAAAATTGGCTTAGGATTTAAGCACCCGCCATCCCATCCAAAAGAAAAGGGCAAAAGGATCAAGGAAGTCGTAGCTGTTGCCTGTTGCTGCAAGCTAGTGAACTTCATTCAGAGTGTGCTTCAGACTTTTAGCTCTGCGTGTTAGATCTGGAAAGACTATGATAACTATAGCTTTTGAATTATGATAATGGAACATCATGTGGTTGTGTCACCCACTTTATGAAATTGAAGGAGAGAAATAAGGGGTGAagtaaaaaaaaggtaaaatggGAACTTTATTGCCTGGCTGCTTGCTAATTAGTAGACCACTTTGTATATTGATTCATGCTGATGGGATTGCGGAGACAGGGAGAACCACTTAAGAAAAATGCTTGCAATGAAGACAACATCAGCATTCTTAATCTTGCGGAACAAGAGCTTTCCAGGGCTCTTTAAAGTGATGAAAAACAGCAGACAAGTGGGGCTTGACCTTTTCCTATTCCTTTCAGCATTTCACTATCGCCCTTCCTTATATTTCCAATAGGGACAGGATATTAGAGATACAAGACCGACATATCAGTACAGTTGTTTAGCCTTGATGTCATCGCCAACCTCGATTATCTCTAGGAAAAGCATTTTGATTCAAACAAGTGAAAATCTATACTGTATCTTTTTTATTCTGTACAAAG from Setaria italica strain Yugu1 chromosome II, Setaria_italica_v2.0, whole genome shotgun sequence encodes the following:
- the LOC101771024 gene encoding MADS-box transcription factor 8 isoform X1, which produces MGRGRVELKRIENKINRQVTFAKRRNGLLKKAYELSVLCDAEVALIIFSNRGKLFEFCSGQSSITKTLERYQKSSYGGPDTAVQNKENELVQSSRNEYLKLKARVENLQRTQRNLLGEDLGSLGIKDLEQLEKQLDSSLRHIRSTRTQHMLDQLTDLQRREQMLCEANKCLRRKLEETSSQVNGQVWEHSANLLGYERQSPQQAPSHVGNGFFHPLEVGPEPTLQIGFAPEHMNNFMPTWLP
- the LOC101771024 gene encoding MADS-box transcription factor 8 isoform X2, whose amino-acid sequence is MGRGRVELKRIENKINRQVTFAKRRNGLLKKAYELSVLCDAEVALIIFSNRGKLFEFCSGQSITKTLERYQKSSYGGPDTAVQNKENELVQSSRNEYLKLKARVENLQRTQRNLLGEDLGSLGIKDLEQLEKQLDSSLRHIRSTRTQHMLDQLTDLQRREQMLCEANKCLRRKLEETSSQVNGQVWEHSANLLGYERQSPQQAPSHVGNGFFHPLEVGPEPTLQIGFAPEHMNNFMPTWLP
- the LOC101771681 gene encoding uncharacterized protein LOC101771681; the protein is MRPVATAAEDAHQSRLLYELCALLLTVLRASPEDGAGAGPRPLLPRQVTPAGVASMLLGASMALMLCGSVTFMLGFFLMPWVVGLGCVFLFVGFVTNLSGIWRAILLWPAAACSASPKEASSSPWHIFSKPPFMPM